From a single Camelina sativa cultivar DH55 unplaced genomic scaffold, Cs unpScaffold00595, whole genome shotgun sequence genomic region:
- the LOC104773627 gene encoding UDP-glycosyltransferase 72E3-like — protein sequence MHIRKPHAAMFASPGMGHVMPVMELAKRLSANHGFKVTVFVLETDAASVQSKFLNSTGVDLVNLPSPDISGLVNPEDRLVTKIGVIMREAVPALRSKIAAMHQKPTALIVDLFGTDALCLAAELNMLAYVFFASNARFLGVSMYYSTLDKDIKEDHAVQRSPLAVPGCEPVRFEDTMDSYLVLDEPVSRDLVRHYLAYPKADGILVNTWEEMEPKSLKSLQDPKLLGRVARVPVYPVGPLCIPIKSSKNEHPVFDWLNEQPDESVLYISFGSGGSLTASQLTELAWGLDHSQLLRMKRSFY from the coding sequence ATGCATATCAGAAAACCACATGCCGCCATGTTTGCCAGTCCCGGAATGGGCCACGTCATGCCGGTGATGGAGCTAGCTAAGCGTCTCTCCGCGAACCACGGGTTTAAAGTCACCGTCTTCGTCCTCGAAACTGACGCAGCCTCCGTTCAGTCAAAGTTTCTAAACTCAACCGGTGTGGACCTCGTCAATCTTCCTTCGCCGGACATTTCTGGTTTAGTGAACCCGGAAGACCGTTTGGTGACCAAGATCGGAGTCATTATGCGTGAAGCCGTTCCTGCCCTCCGATCCAAGATCGCTGCCATGCATCAAAAGCCAACGGCTCTGATCGTCGACTTGTTCGGTACAGATGCATTATGTCTCGCAGCGGAACTAAACATGTTGGCTTATGTGTTTTTCGCTTCCAACGCGCGTTTCCTCGGAGTTTCCATGTATTATTCAACATTGGACAAAGATATCAAAGAAGACCACGCAGTGCAAAGAAGCCCGCTCGCTGTACCGGGGTGTGAACCGGTTAGATTTGAAGATACTATGGATTCATATTTGGTTCTTGACGAACCGGTGTCCCGGGATTTGGTCCGTCACTATCTGGCTTACCCAAAGGCTGATGGAATTTTGGTGAATACATGGGAAGAGATGGAGCCCAAATCATTGAAATCTCTTCAAGACCCAAAACTTTTGGGTCGGGTCGCTCGTGTACCAGTTTATCCGGTTGGACCGTTATGCATACCGATAAAATCATCTAAGAACGAACATCcggtttttgattggttaaacgAACAGCCAGATGAGTCGGTTCTTTATATCTCCTTCGGGAGTGGTGGTTCTCTTACAGCTAGTCAGTTAACCGAATTGGCGTGGGGACTCGATCATAGCCAGCTGTTAAGAATGAAACGCTCTTTTTATTAA